The nucleotide window CCATCGGCTGACTCAACACGATCATGGTGTTCGGGAATCGGCTCTCGCGGAGATGGAACTGGCTTCGCAGTTGATTCGTGTCGGTGCCGCCGTCACGTTTCTACCCGAGTCCCAAGCGAAGACCGCGGATTTCGAGTGCCGTATCGGCCCGGACCGATTCTTCGTCGAAGTCACGGCGATGGTCGGCTCGAGCACGCCGCGGCGGAGCCGAGTGGCCGGGCTCACTGATGGGGAGCATGAAGCGCCGGACCGAGGCGCGCTCCTGATTCATCGCGTGCTCGCCCGTATCCGGCAGAAGGCCAAGCAACTGGCTGACTATGCCGATCCAGTCGTTCTCAGCCTTTCGATCCCCCGGGCGGAACTGGAAGGGGGCGGCCGCATCCGGCGAGAGATTGTCAGGCTCGACCTGAGGGCGCTCGCCGGCTCGGCGACCATGCTCTTGACCAAGCTCCGACACCTGAGCGCGGTCTTGATCACGCTGTGGGACGTGGAGCCTCTTCCGTTCGGTGCCGCGACCCGGTTGGTCAACGCCGATGTGCACCAGCGGAGCCGGCGTCAGACCGGCCATCCGCGTGTGAAGCTGTTCATCCGGAATCCTTCCGCTGCGACGCCGTTGACGGAATATCAACAGAACTCGTTCGATCAGTTGCTGTGAGGTGTGGAGGATCAGGCAGGCAGGGAACCCTTGAGGCTCTCAAGGTTCTTCGTGACCATCGCATCGCCGTTCTTGGCTGAGATCTCGATACCCGTGGCGGCAATGTCCCGGCACTCGGCGTACCGACCCAATTTATGCAGCGACTGGGCAAGAGCGTAGTAGGCGGCCGAGTACCCCGGCTTGACGGTGATGCATTGGCGTAACGCCGTCACGGCTTCCTCGAAATTTCCGTCGTCCATGTAGGCCTTCCCCAAGCCGAACCACGCCACGTCATCGTTCGGATCCATGGCAAGGACTTTCTTCAGGGGGTCGATTCTGGGGTTGGGCATTGGCCGCTCCGGCTGTTGTGGCCGGACGGTAGCATGAGGCGGCGCTCATTGTCTATGCGCGACGGCGCGTGCTAATCTCAACACCTGCGCGTCTTGCACGATGGCGCGCAGCGCGCGATGTCTTGTGGATACTCATTATGGGCAGGACAGGGCTTGTCTATCATGCCGCCTATCTCGATCACGACATGGGGTCTGGGCATCCCGAGTCGCCCAACCGGCTTCGCGCAATCATGCAACAATTGGAGCATGGCGGGACGGCTGCTCGACTCTTCAAGATCGAACCCAGAAAAGCGGAGCATGAATGGGTGACGCAAATCCACGACAGCCGTTACGTCGCGGCCCTGGAAGGCCGTGCGCCTGCGAGTGGACGAGTGGCGCTCGATCCAGACACGTCGATGTCGCCAGGGTCGCTGGAGGCGGCATACTTAGCAGCGGGCGGGGTGCTGGCGGCGGCTGATGCCATCTTGGCCGGTCGTGTCGACCATGTATTTTGCGCCGTGCGGCCTCCCGGCCATCATGCCGAGCGTGATCGCGCCATGGGGTTTTGCCTGTTCAATAACGTGGCGATCGCGGCGCGATACGTTCAGAAACGTCACGGCCTCACGAGAATTTTGATCGTCGACTGGGACGTGCATCATGGGAACGGGACGCAGCATAGTTTCGAAGAAGACCCGACCGTACTATTTTTCAGTACGCACCAGTATCCGCATTATCCGGGAACCGGACGTGCCACCGAGCGGGGAACGGGAGCCGGAGAAGGCTTTACCGTCAATGTTCCTATGGAGCAGGGCGAAGGGGACGAGGCCTATCGGGACGTATTTCTGAAGTCCCTGGTTCCTGCGGCGAATGCGTTCCGGCCGGAGTTTGTGATCATCTCGGCCGGATTTGATGCACATCGAGAAGATCCCCTGGCCGGTATGGAACTGACCGAAACCGGCTATGCGGAGCTGACCGGCATCGTTGCCGATATTGCCAAGCGGTATGCCAAGGGACGCATCCTGTCTTGCCTGGAGGGAGGCTATCATTTGCCGGCGCTGGCGGCCTCGGTGGAAACCCATGTCCGAGCGCTTCTGGACGCATAAGTGAAGGAACTCGCTGCGCTGACCTGTACGGTTGCGGGGTGTGTGGCCGGACCGATGTGAGCATCTGTGCAAAATGGCTGATTGAAAGGCTTGAGGCACCAGCAGAGGATTGAGGAACGTTATGACACATCCGCTACTGATCGATACGGAAACCTTGCAGAGCAAATTGGGCCGTCCGAGGCTCGCCATCATCGATGTCCGAGGGAAGGCGGCATACGAATTCGGCGGCCATATTCCGGGCGCCGTCAATTCGACCTGGCACGAATACAGCGACCCGAACGCTGTGGCGAAAGGACTCCTGGATCCCGATTTGCCCAGGATGCAACAGCGGATCCGAGCACTGGGCATCAGCAGCGACAGCGAGGTCGTCATCTATTCCAATCCCTTCGACAACTGGGGAGATGAAGGGCGCATGTTCTGGATGCTCGAGTATCTTGGGCACAAGAATCTGCGGATCCTGGACGGGGGATGGGTCAAGTGGGTCGATGAGCGTCGCCCCTTTGAGCACGGGCGTGTCGGTGTCCAACCCGGCACCTTCGTCATCCAGATCAACAAGGACGCCGCGATTGCGAAAGACGAGCTCCGGGCGCTGGTGAAGCAGCCCCATCCGCGCGTCACCATCGTAGACGCCAGGAGTCTGGAGGAGTTTCTGGGCAAGGAAGTGTCCGGTATCCCTCGCCCCGGCCATATCCCCTCCGCCATCAATATCGCGTGGAACGGCTTCCTGAATCAGAATGCCACGGTCAAGGAACTCGATCTGATTCGCACGAGCCTGGAGGAGAGGGGCTTGTATCCGGACCAAGAGGTCGTCTGTTATTGCACCGGCGGCGTTCGATCGGCCTGGCTGTACGTGGTGCTCAAATTGGCCGGCTTTCCGAAGGTGCGCAACTATGCCGGATCCTGGTGGGAGTGGAGCCGGGATTTTGCCTGCCCGGTGGAAAAGGATTTTCAAGGCCTTCAGAAGGTTCTAGGGATCGACGCTCCGACCAGGCCGTCTTGACACTCAAAAAACGGCTGTGTAAGGTGAACACATTAGCGGTCCTTATCCATCTTTCTCGCACATCGAGCGGATAACCATAAGAGGAGGTCCCATGATGGTCACAATCCGACGCGGAACGCTCTTGATGGCAGCTGCGGCACTGCTGGCGATGCCGTTGGTTGCTCACGCAGACAACAAGCATGTCAGTGAAGCCGTCGAACACGCCAAAGAGGCGGTGGCGCATGGCAAGCAGGGGCATGCGGACGCTTTGACGAAGCACGCCGAAGGCGCGCTGAAGCATGCGCAGGCCGCCCAGAAGGACACGAAGAACCCGCACCTGGACGAGGGAGTCAAGCATCTTCAGGAGGCGGTTGAGCATGGAAAGGCCGGACATGCCGACGTGGCCACGAAGCATGCCGAAGGCGCGGTGACGCACCTGTCCGAGGTGAAGTAGGCCGCGCTGAGTATTTTCCGTTACCGGTTTCCGGATTGCAATTTGGAGCGGGCAGGGATCGTGATCCCTGCCCGTTTCTGTCTCAGGGGTGGAGCCGGTGACCCCTCCCGCGGTCGAGTGAAAGGAGTCTGTCGTGCGCATCGGCTACTACCAAAGCAATCCGGAATTCGGCAAGAAGTCCGCGAACCTCGACGCGATCTCCGCCAGGCTCGACGCCGTCGAGGCGGACCTGATTGTGCTACCGGAACTCTGCCTGTCCGGATACCAATTCATCTCGCAGGCTGAAGTCCGCGAACTGGCCGAACCCATTCCCGACGGCCCCACCACCGCAAGGCTGATCGGGATCGCACGCAAGAAGCATATGGTCATCGTCGCGGGGCTCGCGGAGCGGACCGGTGGCCTTCTGTATAACTCCGCGGTAGTGGTCGGTCCTAAGGGCTTCATTGGATCCTATCGGAAGACCCATTTGTTTTTCGAGGAGACGCTGTTCTTCGCTCCCGGTGACACGGGCTTTCGCGTCTGGGACATCGGCCAAGCCAAAATCGGGGTGATGATCTGTTTTGACTGGTACTATCCGGAATCGGCGCGCACCCTGGCCCTACAAGGCGCCGATATCATCTGCCATCCGTCGAATCTGGTCTTGCCGAACTGTCCGGATTCCATGCCGGTCCGTTGTCTGGAGAATCGCGTTTTTTCCGTGACGTGCAACCGCATCGGCTCAGAGTCTCGTGGGGGGAAGACGCCGCTCGTGTACATCGGCAGCAGCGAGGTCGTCAGTCCGCGAGGGGAGATCCTCCACCGGTCGCCACGCGATCAGGAAGACGTCTGCATCGTCG belongs to Nitrospira sp. and includes:
- a CDS encoding tetratricopeptide repeat protein; amino-acid sequence: MPNPRIDPLKKVLAMDPNDDVAWFGLGKAYMDDGNFEEAVTALRQCITVKPGYSAAYYALAQSLHKLGRYAECRDIAATGIEISAKNGDAMVTKNLESLKGSLPA
- a CDS encoding histone deacetylase, with the translated sequence MGRTGLVYHAAYLDHDMGSGHPESPNRLRAIMQQLEHGGTAARLFKIEPRKAEHEWVTQIHDSRYVAALEGRAPASGRVALDPDTSMSPGSLEAAYLAAGGVLAAADAILAGRVDHVFCAVRPPGHHAERDRAMGFCLFNNVAIAARYVQKRHGLTRILIVDWDVHHGNGTQHSFEEDPTVLFFSTHQYPHYPGTGRATERGTGAGEGFTVNVPMEQGEGDEAYRDVFLKSLVPAANAFRPEFVIISAGFDAHREDPLAGMELTETGYAELTGIVADIAKRYAKGRILSCLEGGYHLPALAASVETHVRALLDA
- a CDS encoding sulfurtransferase, with the protein product MTHPLLIDTETLQSKLGRPRLAIIDVRGKAAYEFGGHIPGAVNSTWHEYSDPNAVAKGLLDPDLPRMQQRIRALGISSDSEVVIYSNPFDNWGDEGRMFWMLEYLGHKNLRILDGGWVKWVDERRPFEHGRVGVQPGTFVIQINKDAAIAKDELRALVKQPHPRVTIVDARSLEEFLGKEVSGIPRPGHIPSAINIAWNGFLNQNATVKELDLIRTSLEERGLYPDQEVVCYCTGGVRSAWLYVVLKLAGFPKVRNYAGSWWEWSRDFACPVEKDFQGLQKVLGIDAPTRPS
- the smbP gene encoding small metal-binding protein SmbP, translated to MMVTIRRGTLLMAAAALLAMPLVAHADNKHVSEAVEHAKEAVAHGKQGHADALTKHAEGALKHAQAAQKDTKNPHLDEGVKHLQEAVEHGKAGHADVATKHAEGAVTHLSEVK
- a CDS encoding acyltransferase, coding for MRIGYYQSNPEFGKKSANLDAISARLDAVEADLIVLPELCLSGYQFISQAEVRELAEPIPDGPTTARLIGIARKKHMVIVAGLAERTGGLLYNSAVVVGPKGFIGSYRKTHLFFEETLFFAPGDTGFRVWDIGQAKIGVMICFDWYYPESARTLALQGADIICHPSNLVLPNCPDSMPVRCLENRVFSVTCNRIGSESRGGKTPLVYIGSSEVVSPRGEILHRSPRDQEDVCIVEIDPAQARDKALTPYNDLLRDRREPLYK